In the genome of Desulfuromonas sp. DDH964, one region contains:
- the dnaA gene encoding chromosomal replication initiator protein DnaA has product MNKLWQETVSHLEKTLNPQHFSTWIKPVRFVSLKKDLLILEVPNRFFFDWIRDHYARLIQETVSQIGAVSYKITFQIASLPEKGNHQSKDEKVNPASPVEPVRETLPREWNGSYNLNPKYVFDEFVSGSSNQFAYAAARAVANNPATTYNPLFIYGGVGLGKTHLINAVGNAILSRNPEMKVCYYTSEKFMNELINSLRYAKMDEFRNKFRSMDVLLIDDVQFIAGKERTQEEFFHTFNSLYESHKQIVVTSDKFPKEIPGLEERLRSRFEWGLIADIQSPDVETKLAILKMKAESNFIDLPEDVAQFLANSVSSNVRELEGFLIRIGAFASLTSTKVTLEMAREVLKDILVEKNRELTVEEIQKAVASHYGLKIADLKSPKRLKTLVLPRQVAMYLSRQMTSMSYPDIGEKFGGKDHSTIIHAIKKIEKAMIEDLQLRSALTAIKNTLSQ; this is encoded by the coding sequence ATGAACAAGCTCTGGCAAGAAACAGTCTCTCATCTTGAGAAGACCCTTAATCCGCAGCATTTCTCGACATGGATTAAACCTGTCCGATTTGTATCCCTGAAAAAAGACCTGTTGATCCTCGAGGTTCCCAACCGTTTCTTCTTTGACTGGATAAGGGACCACTATGCCCGCCTGATTCAGGAAACGGTATCCCAGATTGGTGCCGTCTCCTATAAAATAACCTTCCAGATTGCAAGCCTGCCAGAAAAAGGAAATCACCAGTCGAAGGATGAAAAGGTTAACCCCGCCTCACCGGTTGAACCGGTGAGGGAGACCTTACCACGCGAGTGGAACGGTTCCTATAATCTGAACCCGAAATATGTTTTTGATGAATTTGTTTCCGGTTCTTCAAATCAGTTCGCCTATGCAGCCGCCCGGGCAGTGGCCAACAACCCGGCAACTACTTATAATCCACTGTTTATCTATGGAGGGGTTGGGCTGGGAAAAACCCACCTCATAAATGCGGTAGGAAATGCAATTCTGAGCCGCAACCCGGAAATGAAGGTTTGTTACTATACTTCTGAAAAATTTATGAATGAATTAATAAATTCACTCCGTTATGCAAAAATGGATGAATTCAGAAATAAATTCAGATCAATGGATGTCCTTTTAATTGACGATGTTCAATTTATTGCTGGAAAAGAAAGAACACAGGAAGAGTTTTTTCATACTTTCAATTCTTTGTACGAGTCCCATAAACAGATTGTAGTCACTTCCGATAAATTCCCGAAAGAGATTCCCGGCCTTGAAGAACGCTTAAGATCACGTTTCGAATGGGGTTTGATTGCAGATATTCAGTCCCCCGATGTTGAAACAAAGTTGGCAATTCTTAAAATGAAGGCTGAAAGCAATTTTATTGATTTACCCGAAGATGTAGCCCAATTTTTGGCAAACTCGGTGAGCAGCAACGTTCGCGAACTGGAAGGTTTTCTGATCCGTATCGGCGCCTTTGCAAGTCTGACCTCAACCAAGGTGACCCTGGAAATGGCCCGGGAGGTTTTAAAAGACATTCTGGTAGAAAAAAACAGGGAATTAACGGTCGAGGAAATTCAAAAAGCGGTAGCCAGTCATTACGGTCTTAAGATTGCCGACTTGAAATCCCCAAAAAGACTGAAAACCCTGGTCCTCCCTCGCCAGGTGGCCATGTACCTTTCCCGCCAGATGACCTCCATGTCCTATCCCGATATCGGAGAAAAATTTGGTGGCAAGGATCACTCGACGATAATCCATGCGATAAAAAAAATTGAAAAAGCCATGATTGAAGATCTCCAGTTGCGAAGTGCCTTGACAGCCATTAAAAATACCCTAAGCCAATAG
- the dnaN gene encoding DNA polymerase III subunit beta: MQFTIKKEVFLKGLARIQGIVEKRNTIPILANVLIEADEGGILLTATDLEVGIRATYPARVSKVGKVTVAAKKLFEIVKELPEREVSFLAKDNCWIEIRCGKALFNIVGLSPDEFPYFPYPEKEQFISLKSSIIKEMIEKTSFSISMDESKYNLNGIYFKINNNENENLLRLVATDGHRLSLIEKKVSDQEIIDLKKGVIFPRKGILELRKMAEEGESDIHLGFMDNNAVIRKDQTIIVMRLVDGEFPDYNRVIPKNNDYTATISCDLFFHALRRMAVLSSEKSKGVKLLLKNDILEISSSNPELGDAREELEVVYQGPEISIGFNARYLMDILQVQTQQRIVLYLRDNLSPGLLQPEEDKSYQAVVMPMRL; the protein is encoded by the coding sequence ATGCAATTCACTATCAAAAAGGAAGTTTTTCTTAAGGGGTTGGCTCGAATCCAGGGAATCGTTGAAAAGAGAAATACCATCCCGATTCTCGCCAACGTCCTCATTGAGGCTGATGAAGGGGGTATTCTCCTCACAGCGACTGATCTGGAGGTGGGGATTCGTGCGACCTATCCCGCCAGGGTTTCCAAAGTCGGAAAAGTGACGGTGGCGGCGAAAAAATTATTTGAAATTGTAAAAGAATTGCCGGAACGGGAAGTATCTTTTCTCGCAAAAGATAACTGCTGGATAGAAATAAGATGCGGAAAAGCTCTTTTTAATATTGTAGGTCTCTCCCCAGATGAATTTCCGTATTTTCCTTATCCTGAAAAAGAACAATTTATATCTCTGAAAAGTTCCATAATTAAAGAGATGATTGAAAAAACTTCTTTCTCCATTTCAATGGACGAAAGTAAATACAATTTAAATGGCATCTATTTTAAAATTAATAATAACGAAAATGAAAATTTACTTCGTCTGGTAGCAACGGATGGACATAGACTTTCTTTAATAGAAAAAAAAGTTTCAGATCAGGAAATTATTGATTTGAAAAAAGGAGTAATATTCCCTCGAAAGGGAATATTGGAACTACGAAAAATGGCGGAAGAAGGTGAAAGTGATATTCATCTTGGTTTTATGGACAACAATGCAGTAATTAGAAAAGACCAAACCATTATTGTAATGCGTTTGGTTGATGGGGAATTCCCTGATTACAATCGAGTTATTCCAAAAAACAATGATTACACAGCTACAATTTCCTGTGATTTATTTTTTCACGCATTGCGCCGAATGGCTGTCCTTTCAAGTGAAAAATCAAAAGGAGTTAAACTTCTTTTGAAAAACGATATTTTAGAAATTTCTTCATCAAATCCAGAACTTGGTGATGCAAGGGAGGAATTGGAAGTTGTTTATCAAGGACCTGAAATATCGATTGGCTTCAATGCCCGTTATTTGATGGACATCCTCCAGGTTCAGACTCAACAACGGATCGTTCTTTATTTGCGGGATAATCTCTCTCCTGGTTTGCTTCAACCGGAAGAAGACAAATCCTATCAGGCTGTGGTCATGCCAATGCGCCTGTAA
- the recF gene encoding DNA replication/repair protein RecF (All proteins in this family for which functions are known are DNA-binding proteins that assist the filamentation of RecA onto DNA for the initiation of recombination or recombinational repair.): MILKSLHLVNFRNIDLTNLAPDPVFNIFWGENAQGKTNLLEAIYLLGTLKSFRGSQNEDLIRKGHERALIRGETVAAGVSNTLLIGIDSKGKQAQLNGKRVTNPESFFRCLRPILFAPEEVALVKGAPAGRRNLIDRAIFQTDPAYLSLAQEFDRILRQRNRLLKEQRGETEIEPWTAGLVRSGALIRRQRFLFVQRLLPHFQEIYDQICGQREVAELVYREGDSNLEKLEHELTLSFDQQAELERRIGNTLAGPHRDDPHFIVDGLPVRQFASQGQQRSCLLAFKTAQILDLEGLTGESPILLLDDLTGELDHKRQEFFFRFLLARKGQVFITTTDLQPLLKEGFNQARTFQIHAGSLEPA; the protein is encoded by the coding sequence ATGATCCTAAAAAGTCTGCATCTTGTTAATTTTAGAAATATTGATTTAACCAATCTTGCCCCTGATCCTGTTTTTAATATTTTCTGGGGAGAAAACGCCCAGGGTAAAACCAATCTTCTGGAGGCGATTTACCTGCTGGGTACTTTAAAAAGTTTTCGCGGCAGCCAAAATGAGGATTTAATCAGAAAAGGGCACGAAAGAGCGTTGATCCGAGGGGAAACCGTCGCCGCGGGGGTCTCCAATACCCTACTGATCGGCATCGATTCCAAGGGAAAACAAGCCCAGTTAAACGGCAAAAGGGTAACCAACCCGGAGAGCTTTTTTCGTTGCCTGCGACCCATTCTGTTTGCACCCGAAGAGGTGGCCCTGGTTAAAGGCGCTCCGGCCGGCCGCAGAAACCTGATCGACCGGGCAATTTTTCAGACGGACCCTGCTTACCTCTCACTGGCTCAGGAATTCGATCGAATTCTGCGCCAGCGTAACCGTTTGTTAAAAGAACAGCGCGGCGAAACTGAAATAGAACCCTGGACAGCCGGCCTGGTTCGTAGCGGTGCTTTAATCAGACGACAGCGTTTTTTGTTTGTCCAGCGCCTGCTCCCTCATTTCCAGGAAATTTATGACCAGATTTGCGGGCAGCGGGAAGTGGCTGAACTGGTTTACCGCGAAGGGGATTCCAACCTTGAAAAGCTGGAGCATGAACTGACCCTCTCATTCGACCAGCAGGCTGAATTGGAGCGTCGTATTGGCAATACCCTGGCAGGCCCCCATCGGGATGACCCCCACTTTATTGTCGATGGTTTACCGGTTCGCCAGTTTGCCTCCCAGGGGCAGCAGCGCTCCTGTCTGCTCGCCTTCAAAACAGCTCAGATCCTGGACCTTGAGGGCCTTACCGGGGAATCGCCGATCCTGCTGCTGGATGACCTGACCGGAGAACTTGATCATAAACGCCAGGAATTTTTTTTCCGATTTTTGCTGGCCCGCAAAGGCCAGGTTTTTATAACCACCACCGATCTCCAACCGTTACTGAAAGAAGGATTTAACCAGGCCCGCACCTTCCAAATTCACGCCGGATCCCTGGAACCCGCATAA